In Deltaproteobacteria bacterium HGW-Deltaproteobacteria-18, a single genomic region encodes these proteins:
- the dsrA gene encoding dissimilatory-type sulfite reductase subunit alpha — protein MAKHATPLLDQLQSGPWPSFVADIKEEAERRHKNVNSVEYQIPVDVCDDLLGILELSYKDGTTHWKHGGIVGVFGYGGGVIGRYCDQPQMFPGVAHFHTVRVAQPAGMYYTTEFLNQLCDLWEMRGSGLTNMHGATGDIVLLGTTTPQLEEFYFELTHKMNNDLGGSGSNLRTPASCLGDSRCEWACYDAQELCYQMTQEYQDELHRPAFPYKFKFKFDGCPNGCVASIARSDMSFIGTWRDEIRIDQEAVAAYVGGEIQPNGGAHAGKDWGAFDIEKEVIGLCPTECMWMEDGKLKINDRECTRCMHCLNVMPRALRIGNDRGLSILVGAKAPILDGAQMGSLLVPFIKVEDPYDEVKEIIEGIWEWWMEEGKNRERLGELIKRQGLAKAIAAVGLTPVPQHVMEPRHNPYIFWKEEDVEGGWDRDIADYRKHHQR, from the coding sequence CATCAAGGAGGAAGCCGAGAGACGTCATAAAAACGTGAATAGTGTGGAATACCAGATTCCTGTTGACGTTTGTGATGACCTTCTCGGAATCCTGGAGCTGTCCTACAAGGATGGCACCACTCACTGGAAGCACGGCGGCATCGTCGGCGTTTTCGGTTACGGCGGCGGCGTTATCGGCCGTTATTGTGACCAGCCCCAGATGTTCCCCGGCGTTGCTCATTTTCATACCGTTCGTGTCGCTCAGCCTGCAGGCATGTACTACACGACTGAGTTCCTGAATCAGCTTTGCGATCTGTGGGAGATGCGTGGCTCCGGTTTGACCAATATGCATGGCGCCACCGGCGACATCGTGTTGCTGGGAACGACCACTCCTCAGCTGGAAGAATTCTACTTTGAGCTGACTCACAAGATGAATAACGACCTGGGCGGTTCCGGTTCCAACCTGCGTACCCCTGCTTCCTGTCTTGGTGACTCCCGTTGCGAATGGGCTTGTTACGACGCTCAGGAACTGTGCTACCAGATGACTCAGGAATACCAGGACGAATTGCATCGCCCTGCATTCCCCTATAAGTTCAAATTCAAGTTTGATGGTTGCCCGAATGGTTGCGTGGCTTCCATTGCTCGTTCCGACATGTCCTTCATCGGTACCTGGCGCGACGAAATCCGCATCGATCAGGAAGCTGTTGCCGCCTATGTTGGTGGTGAAATCCAGCCCAATGGCGGCGCACACGCCGGCAAGGATTGGGGCGCTTTTGACATCGAGAAGGAAGTCATCGGTCTTTGCCCCACCGAATGCATGTGGATGGAAGACGGCAAGCTGAAGATCAACGACCGCGAATGTACCCGCTGCATGCACTGCCTGAACGTCATGCCCCGCGCTCTGCGCATCGGTAATGACCGTGGCCTGTCCATCCTGGTTGGCGCCAAGGCTCCGATCCTGGACGGCGCACAGATGGGCTCCCTGCTCGTACCTTTCATCAAGGTCGAGGATCCTTACGATGAGGTCAAGGAAATCATCGAAGGTATCTGGGAATGGTGGATGGAAGAAGGCAAGAACCGCGAGCGTCTTGGTGAACTCATCAAGCGTCAGGGCTTGGCCAAGGCCATCGCCGCTGTCGGCCTGACTCCTGTGCCCCAGCATGTAATGGAACCCCGTCACAACCCGTACATCTTCTGGAAGGAAGAGGACGTTGAAGGCGGCTGGGATCGCGACATCGCGGATTACCGTAAACACCATCAGAGATAA